The Engystomops pustulosus chromosome 4, aEngPut4.maternal, whole genome shotgun sequence genome contains a region encoding:
- the BRF2 gene encoding transcription factor IIIB 50 kDa subunit isoform X1 has protein sequence MSGGKRCPDCGSCEIVEDSHYSQDQLVCADCGYILSEGTLTTTQTEESFLQAVTFTEGTRQNETISRTKLRGIVRVRNLCRVLRLPDSFADTAVSYYERAFYLPLCHAVRHEKKEAVMGCCVYITCRQHRWPLTFGTISSIIYSSYELVSSVFLELVQALRLDVPSLSLQDLARSHCQSFRLFRDCASAPKDYAEDLDKVLERTLQLLELASETWLVTGRHPIPMITAAVYLSWQSLRPAQRLSCSLPRFCKLSEAELPSPTTIRLKELKECSLKLASQLPWLKMLTINNKTVVHHLGDILKHQGYLLRKALEAVEMSSMKTGEGESPEQLQPCASFLPPCVAKPRKRRYATAFPDGEQEVDGDEEISDSEIEQYLRTPAEMACYQQAQARLHT, from the exons ATGTCGGGGGGTAAAAGATGTCCGGACTGCGGCTCTTGTGAGATTGTGGAGGACTCGCACTACTCCCAGGATCAGCTGGTGTGTGCGGACTGCGGCTAcatcctgtcagaggggacactgaccactacacagactgAGGAGAGCTTCCTGCAAG CGGTGACATTTACAGAGGGCACAAGGCAGAATGAGACAATCAGCAGAACTAAGCTACGGG GTATTGTCCGTGTCAGGAATCTCTGCAGAGTTCTCCGACTTCCAGACAGCTTTGCAGATACTGCAGTGTCCTATTATGAACGTGCCTTCTACCTCCCGCTGTGCCACGCGGTCAGACATGAGAAGAAGGAGGCAGTCATGGGGTGCTGTGTATACATAACCTGCCGGCAGCATCGCTGGCCTCTCACGTTTGGCACCATCTCCTCCATAATTTACTCCAGTTATGAGCTGGTCTCCAGCGTCTTCCTGGAGCTGGTGCAAGCGCTACGGCTGGATGTACCATCTCTGAGTCTCCAGGATCTGGCCAGAAGTCACTGCCAAAG TTTCAGGTTATTCCGAGATTGCGCTTCCGCCCCAAAGGACTATGCTGAGGACCTGGACAAAGTATTGGAGCGGACGTTACAGCTCCTGGAGTTAGCCAGCGAGACCTGGCTGGTCACTGGACGTCACCCTATTCCAATGATAACGGCAGCTGTCTATCTTTCCTGGCAGTCCCTCAGACCCGCACAGCGCCTGTCATGTAGTCTACCTCGATTTTGCAAGTTGTCCGAAGCAGAATTACCTTCTCCAACCACAATTCGATTGAAAGAACTTAAGGAATGCAGCCTGAAGCTGGCCTCACAGCTACCCTGGCTCAAGATGCTGACAATTAATAATAAAACTGTGGTGCATCACTTGGGGGACATCCTAAAACACCAGGGATATCTTCTCAGGAAGGCTCTGGAAGCTGTGGAGATGTCCTCTATGAAGACAGGAGAAGGCGAGTCTCCTGAGCAGCTGCAGCCTTGTGCCTCCTTCCTTCCACCATGTGTGGCCAAGCCTCGAAAAAGACGATATGCCACCGCGTTTCCAGATGGAGAACAAGAGGTGGACGGAGACGAGGAGATTTCGGACAGTGAGATAGAGCAGTACCTGAGGACACCAGCTGAGATGGCTTGTTATCAGCAGGCCCAGGCTCGCCTTCATACGTAG
- the BRF2 gene encoding transcription factor IIIB 50 kDa subunit isoform X2, with protein sequence MDNSYKQITAVTVPGSMTVTFTEGTRQNETISRTKLRGIVRVRNLCRVLRLPDSFADTAVSYYERAFYLPLCHAVRHEKKEAVMGCCVYITCRQHRWPLTFGTISSIIYSSYELVSSVFLELVQALRLDVPSLSLQDLARSHCQSFRLFRDCASAPKDYAEDLDKVLERTLQLLELASETWLVTGRHPIPMITAAVYLSWQSLRPAQRLSCSLPRFCKLSEAELPSPTTIRLKELKECSLKLASQLPWLKMLTINNKTVVHHLGDILKHQGYLLRKALEAVEMSSMKTGEGESPEQLQPCASFLPPCVAKPRKRRYATAFPDGEQEVDGDEEISDSEIEQYLRTPAEMACYQQAQARLHT encoded by the exons CGGTGACATTTACAGAGGGCACAAGGCAGAATGAGACAATCAGCAGAACTAAGCTACGGG GTATTGTCCGTGTCAGGAATCTCTGCAGAGTTCTCCGACTTCCAGACAGCTTTGCAGATACTGCAGTGTCCTATTATGAACGTGCCTTCTACCTCCCGCTGTGCCACGCGGTCAGACATGAGAAGAAGGAGGCAGTCATGGGGTGCTGTGTATACATAACCTGCCGGCAGCATCGCTGGCCTCTCACGTTTGGCACCATCTCCTCCATAATTTACTCCAGTTATGAGCTGGTCTCCAGCGTCTTCCTGGAGCTGGTGCAAGCGCTACGGCTGGATGTACCATCTCTGAGTCTCCAGGATCTGGCCAGAAGTCACTGCCAAAG TTTCAGGTTATTCCGAGATTGCGCTTCCGCCCCAAAGGACTATGCTGAGGACCTGGACAAAGTATTGGAGCGGACGTTACAGCTCCTGGAGTTAGCCAGCGAGACCTGGCTGGTCACTGGACGTCACCCTATTCCAATGATAACGGCAGCTGTCTATCTTTCCTGGCAGTCCCTCAGACCCGCACAGCGCCTGTCATGTAGTCTACCTCGATTTTGCAAGTTGTCCGAAGCAGAATTACCTTCTCCAACCACAATTCGATTGAAAGAACTTAAGGAATGCAGCCTGAAGCTGGCCTCACAGCTACCCTGGCTCAAGATGCTGACAATTAATAATAAAACTGTGGTGCATCACTTGGGGGACATCCTAAAACACCAGGGATATCTTCTCAGGAAGGCTCTGGAAGCTGTGGAGATGTCCTCTATGAAGACAGGAGAAGGCGAGTCTCCTGAGCAGCTGCAGCCTTGTGCCTCCTTCCTTCCACCATGTGTGGCCAAGCCTCGAAAAAGACGATATGCCACCGCGTTTCCAGATGGAGAACAAGAGGTGGACGGAGACGAGGAGATTTCGGACAGTGAGATAGAGCAGTACCTGAGGACACCAGCTGAGATGGCTTGTTATCAGCAGGCCCAGGCTCGCCTTCATACGTAG